Within the Desulfovibrio sp. genome, the region ATCACGGGACATTATGGACTTTTCGCGCCGGGGCAAGCTGACGGCCTCGTTCAACCTCATAACCGCATTTTTCAATGCCAGTTTGCAAGGGCTGGACAGAACAGCGCGCGGAGCAGTGGAAAACCCCCGGCGCTTTCTCGTGCGTACAGCGCTGTTCATTGGCATTCCGTCCATACTCAACGCCATCAACAACTATGGCGACAACGACGTTGCCGAGGTTCCGCGCGCGCAGAGGGATATGTTTTGGATTACGCCTATCGGGCAAGGAGAAAACAAGGTTCTCTTGCGCATCCCCAAGCCGTTTGAGCAAGGCGTCATGTTTGGATCAACTCTCGAGCGCGCGACGGAATTCATTCTCGACGCAGCGCATGGCAAATACGGCAGCGTGGATACGGCCAGGCAAGAGGCTTTCCGTGGACTCGGAAAGTCCATGCTGGATGTTTCCGCGCCCAACCTTGTGCCAACCGCCTTTGCCCCGATAATAGAGGCATTTGCAAACAGGTCGCTGCCCTTTGACCGCCCTATTATTCCCAAGAACAGAGAGGGGCTGCTGCCGGAATACCAATACACCAACAATACCACAGAACTGACAAAGGCTCTTTCAAGCTTTGTCGGCACGTTGCCGCCAGTGAGAGAGATGAACACCTTCTCCCCTGCCCGCGCGGAAAACTACATCCGCGGCTGGACGGGCGGCCTGGGCATGTATGCCCTTCAAGCCGTGGACGCCATGTCCCGCAAGGCTGGCATTGTTGCTGATCCCGTAAAGCCCGCAGCCACTCTGGCAGATGTCCCCTTTGTGCGGGCCTTTGTGATCCGCCATCCAAGCATGGGGGCGGAGAGCATTCAGCGATTCTTTGACAACTACGACGAAGCCACAGGCTACCTAAAAAGCATCAACGCTCTGAGCAAGGATTTCAAATATGACGACGTGGCAAATCTGCTGCCGTATTCTGTATATCAAGCCGTGGATGGTCCACACAAGGCACTCTCGGAGATCACGAAGACCATAGATTTTATAAGCAAGGCCCCAGACATGACGCCAGACGAAAAGCGACAGATGATCGACAGCATGTATTTTCAGGCCATTGAAATAGCCAGATTCGGGAATCAGGTATTCGAAGCCTTGCAGGATGACGTTGAAAAACTGAAGGGCCGCGCCGAAAGGCAGTAGGATCACAGTTCATTGAAAATCGCATAGGGATTGCAGGAAAGGAAAGGGGGCCGGGATATGGGCCCGGCCCCTTTATTGACAGATTTCGCAATTTGGCAGGTTGGTCAGCGCTACCGCATGGTGCCCAACTTATGCCCGGCTTCAAGCGCATTGTACGCGCCGACCAGATTGGCATCAGCAACCCTGAATAGACTCAACATGATGTCGTAGTGCTCTGTATCCATCGGAATGCGGCCCTTGGGGTGCGTAAACATGCGGGTTACGTCAACGGCCGCATGAAGCTGCCAGATGATTTTTTGGATGCGCCGCATGGCGTCTTTGCGGCCCGGATCCACGTCGCCTGACAAGCAAGTGTAAGGCGCGGCCTCAGGTACGGGCAGCGCTGTAACACCACGGCCCAAGGCTTTCTTTCTGGGTGCAGGCTTCGCCTCATACTTCCCCGTCTTGCGAATGGCCGGAACCACCTCGGACGCTATCCAGTTTGTGAAGGCGTCGGCTTCGGGCTTGTTGCTGCGGAAGGCCAGCTTGTACACGGCTGGTTCGGAGATAAACCTAAGTGACCGAGATGTTGAGAAGTTGTTGAGTCGTAACAACTTCTGCCAGTCACTCGGAATCAGCTTAAGAGTCGCGCCGCTCCAAGTGATATCAAGGGCTTTGCAGACATCAGCAATGGAAAACCAAAGCTGGTCGCCTTCGACCTGTGTGCGGATAGGGAAGTCGTTGAATTGGAACGGGGAAGCGAGAAGTTGAGCCTGACTCATATGAGCCTCCAAGGGAACTTTTCAGGTTCACGGAGACATTCTCAAACAAAGAGAATGCCGGGCGCTGAAAACAGCCCTTGGAGCTGCGGAGTAATTTCCCTTACGGGTATTTTATTC harbors:
- a CDS encoding Bro-N domain-containing protein, with translation MSQAQLLASPFQFNDFPIRTQVEGDQLWFSIADVCKALDITWSGATLKLIPSDWQKLLRLNNFSTSRSLRFISEPAVYKLAFRSNKPEADAFTNWIASEVVPAIRKTGKYEAKPAPRKKALGRGVTALPVPEAAPYTCLSGDVDPGRKDAMRRIQKIIWQLHAAVDVTRMFTHPKGRIPMDTEHYDIMLSLFRVADANLVGAYNALEAGHKLGTMR